The proteins below come from a single Mus musculus strain C57BL/6J chromosome 5, GRCm38.p6 C57BL/6J genomic window:
- the Sepsecs gene encoding O-phosphoseryl-tRNA(Sec) selenium transferase isoform X1, whose protein sequence is MNPESFAAGERRVSPAYVRQGCEARRAHEHLIRLLLEQGKCPEDGWDESTLELFLHELAVMDSNNFLGNCGVGEREGRVASALVARRHYRFIHGIGRSGDISAVQPKAAGSSLLNKITNSLVLNVIKLAGVHSVASCFVVPMATGMSLTLCFLTLRHKRPKAKYIIWPRIDQKSCFKSMVTAGFEPVVIENVLEGDELRTDLKAVEAKIQELGPEHILCLHSTTACFAPRVPDRLEELAVICANYDIPHVVNNAYGLQSSKCMHLIQQFVEK, encoded by the exons ATGAACCCGGAGAGCTTCGCGGCGGGCGAGCGGCGGGTGTCTCCGGCTTACGTGAGGCAGGGCTGCGAGGCTCGGCGCGCCCACGAGCACCTCATCCGGCTGCTTCTAGAGCAG ggcaaGTGTCCAGAGGATGGCTGGGATGAAAGTACCCTCGAACTCTTTCTGCATGAGCTTGCAGTCATGGATAGCAACAATTTCTTGGGTAATTGTGGtgtgggagaaagggaagggagagtggCCTCTGCTTTGGTTGCTCGACGACATTACAG GTTCATCCACGGAATTGGACGATCCGGTGATATTTCTGCTGTGCAACCAAAAGCTGCAGGCTCTAGCCTCTTGAACAAAATTACTAATTCTTTGGTGCTTAATGTCATAAAGCTTGCTG gtGTTCATTCAGTGGCCAGTTGCTTTGTAGTTCCTATGGCAACTGGGATGAGTCTAACCTTGTGTTTCCTGACACTACGACACAAAAGACCAAAGGCCAAGTATATCATATGGCCACGGATAGACCAGAAGTCCTGCTTTAAGTCCATGGTCACTGCAG GTTTTGAACCCGTGGTAATAGAAAACGTATTGGAAGGTGATGAGCTGCGCACAGACCTGAAAGCCGTGGAGGCTAAAATCCAGGAGCTCGGGCCGGAGCACATCCTGTGCCTTCATTCTACCACAGCCTGCTTTGCTCCAAGGGTGCCCGATAG ATTAGAAGAACTGGCTGTGATTTGTGCTAATTATGACATTCCACATGTAGTCAACAACGCTTATGGATTACAGTCTTCAAAGTGCATGCATCTCATTCAGCAG TTTGTTGAGAAGTAA